Proteins encoded within one genomic window of Saccharopolyspora pogona:
- the ligM gene encoding vanillate/3-O-methylgallate O-demethylase — MSAKNLQDVLDRAGNTVELLRNSQLGTYIYPVVPSEFSNFRREVTAWRDTAVLFDQSHHMVNLFISGPDALKLISDTGINSVATFPVDTAKQFVPVSPEGGVIGDGILFREAEEEFTFVGRAPVANWLTFQAGNGYNADLRLDPRSSSRPYGKQVTRDLWRFQIQGPRAWDVIEKVHGGTVEQVKFFRMGYMNIAGERVRTLRHGMAGAPGLEIWGPYVSYDRIREAILEAGREFGLEPAGARAYSCNTLESGWIPSPLPAVYTAEEMRPYREWLRADSYEATNALAGSFVSDDIRDYYLNPWELGYGSFVKFDHEFIGRDALAPVEPETQRRKVTLAWNAQDVAKLLASPVDPESPVYQFFDLPNANYGSSNFDSVVDADGNQVGLSLFTGYSANERKALSLATVNPDVPLGAEVRVIWGEPDGGSRKTTVQPHEQVAVRAIVSPSPYSDMARESYQPGWRTAVTV, encoded by the coding sequence ATGAGTGCGAAAAACCTGCAGGACGTGCTCGACCGGGCCGGAAACACGGTCGAACTGCTGCGCAACTCCCAGCTCGGCACCTACATCTACCCGGTGGTGCCGTCGGAGTTCAGCAACTTCCGCCGCGAGGTGACCGCCTGGCGGGACACCGCGGTGCTGTTCGACCAGAGCCACCACATGGTGAACCTGTTCATCTCCGGCCCGGACGCACTGAAACTGATCTCCGACACCGGCATCAACAGCGTCGCCACGTTCCCGGTCGACACGGCCAAGCAGTTCGTGCCCGTCTCCCCCGAGGGCGGCGTCATCGGCGACGGCATCCTGTTCCGTGAAGCCGAGGAGGAGTTCACCTTCGTCGGCCGCGCCCCGGTCGCGAACTGGCTCACCTTCCAGGCCGGTAACGGCTACAACGCCGACCTCCGTCTCGACCCGCGGTCGTCGTCCCGCCCCTACGGCAAACAGGTCACCCGCGACCTGTGGCGCTTCCAGATCCAGGGACCCCGCGCCTGGGACGTTATCGAGAAGGTGCACGGCGGCACCGTTGAGCAGGTCAAGTTCTTCCGCATGGGCTACATGAACATCGCCGGCGAGCGGGTCCGCACGCTGCGCCACGGTATGGCCGGCGCGCCCGGACTGGAGATCTGGGGTCCGTACGTGTCCTACGACAGGATCCGTGAAGCCATCCTGGAAGCCGGGCGCGAGTTCGGCCTGGAACCCGCGGGCGCGCGGGCCTACTCGTGCAACACCCTGGAGTCCGGCTGGATCCCCTCACCCCTGCCCGCGGTCTACACCGCCGAGGAGATGCGCCCCTACCGCGAATGGCTCCGCGCGGACAGCTACGAGGCCACGAACGCGCTGGCGGGCAGCTTCGTCTCCGACGACATCCGCGACTACTACCTCAACCCCTGGGAGCTCGGCTACGGCTCGTTCGTCAAGTTCGACCACGAGTTCATCGGCCGCGACGCCCTGGCCCCCGTCGAGCCGGAAACCCAGCGGCGCAAGGTGACGCTGGCCTGGAACGCCCAGGACGTGGCCAAGCTCCTGGCTTCGCCGGTCGACCCCGAGAGCCCCGTCTACCAGTTCTTCGACCTGCCCAACGCCAACTACGGATCGTCCAACTTCGACTCGGTGGTCGACGCCGACGGCAACCAGGTCGGCCTGTCCCTGTTCACCGGCTACAGCGCCAACGAACGCAAGGCCCTGTCGCTCGCCACGGTGAACCCGGACGTTCCACTAGGCGCCGAGGTGCGGGTGATCTGGGGTGAGCCGGACGGCGGCAGCCGCAAGACCACCGTGCAGCCACACGAGCAGGTCGCCGTGCGGGCGATCGTGAGCCCCTCTCCCTACTCCGACATGGCCCGCGAGAGCTACCAGCCCGGCTGGCGCACTGCAGTCACCGTCTGA
- a CDS encoding bifunctional 5,10-methylenetetrahydrofolate dehydrogenase/5,10-methenyltetrahydrofolate cyclohydrolase: MTAKILDGRAVSATILDRVSKEVEEFVAEHGRVPVLATVLVGDDPASHTYLRMKANRCAKVGMRSRRIELDAGISTQQLVDQIRELSADPAVDGILLQHPVPGHIDERAAFEAIAPSKDVEGVTRTSFATMAFDEGGFHSATPGGIVALLDAYHIPVAGKHAVVVGRSPILGKPVGMLLLARDATVTYCHSRTAALADHITQADIVVAAVGRPGLIGGDWIKPGAVVVDAGYADNSGDVEYEAAAEQASWITPVPGGVGPMTIATLIAQTISAAREHEKA; the protein is encoded by the coding sequence ATGACCGCGAAGATCTTGGACGGACGGGCCGTGTCGGCGACGATCCTCGACCGGGTGAGCAAGGAGGTCGAGGAGTTCGTCGCCGAACACGGCCGGGTCCCCGTGCTGGCCACCGTGCTGGTCGGCGACGATCCTGCCTCGCACACTTACCTCCGGATGAAGGCCAACCGGTGCGCCAAGGTCGGGATGCGGTCCCGGCGCATCGAGCTCGACGCCGGCATCTCGACTCAGCAGTTGGTCGACCAGATCCGGGAGCTTTCGGCCGATCCCGCCGTGGACGGCATCCTGCTTCAGCACCCGGTGCCCGGGCACATCGACGAGCGCGCGGCGTTCGAAGCCATCGCTCCCTCGAAGGACGTCGAGGGCGTCACCCGGACGTCGTTCGCGACCATGGCGTTCGACGAGGGTGGCTTCCATTCCGCGACCCCGGGCGGGATCGTGGCGCTGCTGGACGCCTACCACATCCCGGTGGCGGGCAAGCACGCCGTCGTGGTGGGCCGCAGCCCCATCCTCGGCAAGCCGGTGGGCATGCTGCTGCTGGCCCGCGATGCGACGGTGACGTACTGCCACTCCCGGACCGCGGCGCTCGCCGATCACATCACCCAGGCCGACATCGTCGTGGCCGCGGTCGGCCGTCCCGGGCTGATCGGAGGCGACTGGATCAAACCCGGTGCCGTCGTGGTCGATGCGGGTTACGCCGACAACAGTGGCGACGTCGAATACGAGGCGGCGGCCGAGCAGGCGTCCTGGATCACCCCGGTGCCCGGTGGGGTCGGGCCGATGACCATCGCCACCCTCATCGCCCAGACGATCAGCGCTGCCCGGGAACACGAAAAGGCCTGA
- a CDS encoding alpha/beta fold hydrolase: protein MSTFVLLHGAWHGGWAWDRVAPLLRAAGHEVYTPTFTGVSDRAHLLNPLVGLNTHIQDVVALIEAHDARDVLLVGHSYAGHVITGVADRIPERLTRRVYLDAFVGDDGDAAIDLQPEKIAGHYRESVAGPGFGWLIPVRSLQVLGVTEQSDVDWLSARLTPHPWLTYTEPLRLTGAVDKVPAAFIECTDWMRVFRPHAERAAARGWPVHAIATGHEAMVTAPQELADLLLAVA, encoded by the coding sequence GTGAGCACCTTCGTTCTGCTGCACGGCGCCTGGCACGGCGGGTGGGCCTGGGACCGCGTAGCGCCGTTGCTGCGGGCAGCCGGGCACGAGGTGTACACGCCGACGTTCACCGGTGTCAGCGACCGCGCGCACCTGCTGAACCCGTTGGTCGGGCTGAACACCCACATCCAGGATGTGGTGGCGCTGATCGAGGCCCATGACGCTCGTGACGTCCTGCTGGTCGGGCACAGCTACGCCGGGCATGTGATCACCGGGGTCGCCGACCGGATCCCGGAGCGGCTCACACGTCGGGTGTACCTGGACGCGTTCGTCGGCGACGACGGCGACGCGGCGATCGACCTGCAGCCGGAGAAGATCGCCGGGCACTATCGCGAGTCGGTGGCGGGGCCGGGGTTCGGCTGGCTCATTCCGGTGCGGTCGCTGCAAGTCCTCGGCGTGACCGAGCAGTCCGATGTGGACTGGCTCAGCGCCCGGCTGACCCCGCACCCGTGGCTCACCTACACCGAACCGCTGCGCTTGACCGGCGCGGTCGACAAGGTGCCGGCCGCCTTCATCGAGTGCACAGACTGGATGCGGGTGTTCCGGCCGCACGCCGAACGGGCAGCCGCGCGCGGATGGCCGGTGCATGCGATCGCCACCGGGCACGAGGCGATGGTCACCGCGCCCCAGGAACTGGCCGATCTGCTGCTCGCCGTCGCTTGA
- a CDS encoding protocatechuate 3,4-dioxygenase → MVKAQDNYVLDLAQNRRGLALNRMCGSLKHAENRARFTAGEAAYCDSYGLSPEQKKAILERDWIAMLDLGASIFYTFKLAMLDQKSMQYLGGVFTGMTAEEFAAELRAGGRKFG, encoded by the coding sequence ATGGTTAAGGCACAGGACAACTACGTCCTCGATCTCGCGCAGAACCGGCGGGGCCTTGCGCTCAACCGGATGTGCGGATCACTGAAGCACGCCGAGAACCGGGCGCGGTTCACGGCAGGCGAGGCCGCGTACTGCGACTCCTACGGGCTCTCGCCGGAACAGAAGAAGGCGATCCTGGAACGGGACTGGATCGCGATGCTAGATCTGGGAGCGTCCATTTTCTACACGTTCAAGCTCGCCATGCTCGACCAAAAGTCGATGCAGTACCTCGGTGGCGTGTTCACCGGGATGACGGCGGAGGAGTTCGCGGCGGAGCTGCGCGCGGGAGGGCGGAAGTTTGGCTGA
- a CDS encoding class III extradiol dioxygenase subunit beta encodes MTWGLATSHVPSIGAAMDNGKTTDEYWKPLFDGYTPARQWMVEHTPDVAVIVYNDHANAVDLNLVPTFGIGTAESYAVADEGWGRRPVPPVQGAPELSEHLVRKVIDDSFDVATFHHLDVDHGLTVPLSVYCPEPGEAWPCAVVPVLVNVIQYPQPTAARCYALGQALGRAIRSFPRDQKVAVFGTGGMSHQLAGARAGLINKEFDRMFLQAIETEPDKLAALTREDYIREAGTEGIELIMWLIMRGALSGNIRRVHDTYHVPASNTAAALALFEDLGAKETV; translated from the coding sequence GTGACCTGGGGTCTGGCGACCTCCCACGTGCCCTCGATCGGGGCGGCCATGGATAACGGCAAGACGACCGACGAGTACTGGAAGCCGCTCTTCGACGGTTACACGCCGGCGCGGCAGTGGATGGTGGAGCACACGCCCGACGTGGCGGTCATCGTCTACAACGATCACGCCAACGCCGTCGATCTCAACCTCGTGCCGACGTTCGGCATCGGCACGGCGGAGTCCTACGCCGTGGCGGATGAGGGCTGGGGACGTCGCCCGGTGCCGCCGGTCCAGGGCGCGCCGGAGCTGAGCGAGCACCTGGTGCGTAAGGTGATCGACGACTCCTTCGATGTGGCCACCTTCCACCACCTCGACGTGGACCACGGGCTGACCGTGCCACTGTCGGTGTACTGCCCCGAGCCGGGCGAGGCGTGGCCGTGCGCGGTCGTTCCGGTGCTGGTGAACGTGATCCAGTACCCGCAGCCGACCGCGGCCCGGTGCTACGCTCTGGGGCAGGCACTGGGCCGGGCGATCCGGTCGTTCCCGCGGGATCAGAAGGTCGCCGTGTTCGGCACTGGTGGGATGTCGCACCAGCTGGCCGGTGCACGCGCCGGCCTGATCAACAAAGAGTTCGACCGCATGTTCCTCCAGGCCATCGAGACCGAACCGGACAAGCTGGCCGCGCTGACCCGCGAGGACTACATCCGCGAGGCCGGCACCGAGGGCATCGAGCTGATCATGTGGCTGATCATGCGTGGCGCGCTCAGCGGGAACATCCGCCGCGTGCACGACACCTACCACGTGCCCGCGTCCAACACAGCCGCGGCGCTCGCGCTGTTCGAGGACCTCGGCGCGAAGGAGACAGTGTGA
- a CDS encoding muconolactone Delta-isomerase family protein, producing the protein MEFLVRTENQLPVDTPEELREQLRKAERERAMELRETGILKRLWRVPGRNATVGLYEAEDPAALHDALTSLPMWKWMDVTVEALATHPQERK; encoded by the coding sequence GTGGAATTCCTGGTCCGCACCGAGAACCAGCTGCCCGTCGACACACCGGAGGAGCTCCGGGAGCAGCTACGCAAGGCCGAGCGCGAACGCGCGATGGAACTGCGTGAGACCGGCATCCTCAAACGACTGTGGCGGGTGCCGGGCCGCAACGCCACTGTCGGCCTGTACGAGGCCGAAGACCCCGCCGCCCTGCATGACGCGCTCACGTCACTGCCCATGTGGAAATGGATGGACGTCACCGTGGAGGCGCTCGCAACCCACCCTCAGGAACGCAAGTAG
- a CDS encoding 4-carboxy-4-hydroxy-2-oxoadipate aldolase/oxaloacetate decarboxylase — MRTVVVTDTPRTPIEKVDKLAEYGVATVHEALGRDGLLGPDLRPIQDGARIGGTAVTALCWPGDNLMIHAAVEQCRTGDVLVVTTTSPSRDGLFGELFATALQHRGVRGLVINTGVRDVADLRAMNFPVWSAAVSAQGTVKATAGAVNVPVVISGQTIRPGDAILADDDGVMVVSREDVDRGLDKSQARLDKEEATRKAFRAGELGLDRYGLRTKLAELGVEYLTADEYGR; from the coding sequence ATGAGGACGGTCGTCGTCACCGACACGCCGCGCACGCCGATCGAGAAGGTCGACAAGCTCGCCGAGTACGGCGTGGCCACGGTACATGAAGCATTGGGGCGCGACGGTTTGCTCGGCCCGGACCTGCGGCCGATCCAGGACGGCGCGCGCATCGGCGGCACCGCAGTCACCGCGCTGTGCTGGCCCGGCGACAACCTGATGATCCACGCCGCCGTCGAACAGTGCCGGACCGGCGACGTCCTCGTCGTCACCACCACCTCACCCTCGCGCGACGGCCTGTTCGGCGAACTGTTCGCCACCGCCCTTCAGCACCGCGGAGTACGGGGGCTGGTCATCAACACCGGCGTGCGCGACGTCGCGGACCTGCGGGCGATGAACTTCCCGGTGTGGTCGGCCGCGGTCAGTGCCCAGGGCACGGTGAAGGCCACCGCGGGCGCGGTCAACGTGCCGGTGGTGATCAGCGGGCAGACCATCCGTCCCGGCGACGCGATCCTGGCCGACGACGATGGCGTGATGGTCGTGTCCCGCGAAGACGTCGACCGCGGGCTGGACAAGTCCCAAGCACGTCTCGACAAGGAAGAGGCCACGCGGAAAGCCTTCCGCGCCGGGGAACTCGGCCTGGACCGCTACGGCCTGCGCACCAAGCTGGCCGAACTCGGCGTCGAGTACCTCACGGCTGACGAGTACGGCCGGTAG
- the purU gene encoding formyltetrahydrofolate deformylase: MTGSIFAEDYGRLIVQGADQPGIVSRVSSVLAEHDANVVALDQSTSDPAGGRFFQRTVFHLPDLPVRLDELNQAFEEKLVDDLGLTYRLVEAKRRKRVAIMVSKTDHCMLDLLWRQRRGELHITIPMVISNHPDLGDDVRQFGISFFHVPVEANKKAIAEKEHLNLLKGNVDLVVLARYMQIISGEFLDEVGVPVINIHHSFLPAFMGAGPYQRAKERGVKLVGATAHYVTEDLDEGPIIEQDVIRVSHRESTRDLQRKGADVERLVLSRAVSWHCDDRVIRDGNTTVVF, encoded by the coding sequence ATGACCGGAAGCATTTTCGCCGAGGACTACGGCCGCCTCATTGTGCAGGGCGCCGACCAGCCCGGCATCGTGTCGCGGGTGTCCTCGGTACTGGCCGAGCACGACGCGAACGTGGTGGCGCTGGATCAGTCCACCAGTGACCCCGCGGGCGGCCGGTTCTTCCAGCGCACCGTGTTCCACCTGCCCGATCTGCCGGTCAGGCTCGACGAGCTGAACCAGGCATTTGAGGAGAAGCTGGTCGACGACCTGGGGCTGACCTACCGGCTCGTGGAGGCGAAGCGCCGCAAGCGTGTCGCGATCATGGTGTCGAAGACCGACCACTGCATGCTGGACCTGCTGTGGCGGCAGCGCCGGGGCGAGCTGCACATAACGATCCCGATGGTCATCTCCAACCACCCCGACCTCGGTGACGACGTCCGCCAGTTCGGCATCTCGTTCTTCCACGTTCCAGTGGAGGCGAACAAGAAGGCGATCGCCGAGAAGGAACACCTCAACCTGCTGAAGGGCAACGTCGACCTGGTCGTGCTCGCCCGTTACATGCAGATCATCTCTGGCGAGTTCCTGGACGAGGTCGGCGTACCGGTGATCAACATCCACCACTCGTTCCTGCCGGCGTTCATGGGCGCGGGTCCGTACCAGCGCGCGAAGGAACGCGGCGTGAAGCTGGTCGGCGCGACCGCGCACTACGTGACCGAGGACCTCGACGAGGGCCCGATCATCGAACAGGACGTCATCCGGGTGTCGCACCGCGAGTCGACGCGCGATCTGCAGCGCAAGGGTGCCGACGTGGAGCGGCTGGTGCTGTCGCGCGCGGTGTCGTGGCACTGCGACGACCGCGTCATCCGCGACGGCAATACGACCGTCGTCTTCTAG
- the pabB gene encoding aminodeoxychorismate synthase component I has translation MRPLTAWARFDDLRAGVACSFPEVAYDLVATRPEHVPDVLAEVEHASRKGWWAFGFVAYEAAAGLDPSLLVHEPADGLPYAWFAIAPAPERAPLMRSHQRRSYRVGGWRYEWGPDEHRRAVEAVRGYIAAGDTYQCNLTTWLTAEIEGDLPQLYADLARAQGGAYNAYVDTGRFAIASASPELFFETRGDRLLMRPMKGTARRGSSEAEDREVVALLRSSEKERAENIMIVDLVRNDVARLAVTGGVSVTALCRAERYETVHQLTSDVTARLRPEVDLVDIFRALFPCGSVIGAPKARTMEIIRELEPGPRGAYCGAVGVVAPVGSRVRARFNVAIRTLVADRDRGRATYGTGGGITWDSRADAEYAELQPKAAVLAASPGSGLRQAAQPSRSFVAVKSASMLEETPGPVGLT, from the coding sequence ATGAGACCGCTCACCGCTTGGGCCCGCTTCGACGACCTGCGGGCCGGTGTGGCCTGCAGCTTCCCCGAGGTCGCCTACGATCTGGTGGCCACCAGGCCGGAGCACGTTCCGGACGTGCTGGCGGAGGTTGAGCACGCGAGCCGGAAAGGCTGGTGGGCCTTCGGTTTCGTGGCCTACGAGGCCGCGGCTGGACTCGATCCCTCCTTGCTGGTTCACGAACCGGCCGACGGGCTGCCGTACGCCTGGTTCGCGATCGCCCCCGCGCCGGAACGAGCGCCCCTGATGCGATCGCACCAACGACGGTCCTATCGCGTCGGAGGGTGGCGTTACGAATGGGGGCCGGACGAGCACCGGCGGGCCGTCGAGGCTGTTCGCGGGTACATCGCCGCCGGTGACACCTACCAGTGCAACCTCACCACGTGGCTGACCGCCGAGATCGAGGGTGACCTTCCCCAGCTGTACGCGGATCTCGCCCGGGCTCAGGGGGGCGCATACAACGCCTATGTGGACACCGGCCGGTTCGCGATCGCGAGCGCCAGTCCCGAACTCTTCTTCGAGACCCGCGGCGACCGGCTTCTGATGCGGCCGATGAAAGGCACCGCCCGGCGGGGAAGCTCGGAGGCCGAGGACCGCGAAGTCGTGGCACTCCTGCGGTCCAGCGAAAAGGAACGCGCCGAGAACATCATGATCGTCGATCTGGTGCGCAACGACGTGGCGCGCCTCGCGGTCACCGGGGGAGTGTCGGTCACCGCGCTGTGCCGGGCCGAGCGTTACGAAACGGTGCACCAGCTCACCTCCGACGTCACAGCGCGTCTGCGGCCGGAGGTCGACCTGGTCGACATCTTCCGGGCCCTGTTCCCGTGTGGGTCGGTGATCGGTGCTCCGAAGGCGCGCACCATGGAGATCATCCGCGAGCTCGAACCGGGCCCGCGCGGTGCCTACTGCGGAGCGGTCGGTGTCGTAGCTCCAGTGGGTTCGCGCGTACGGGCCCGGTTCAACGTCGCGATCCGCACCCTCGTGGCCGACCGCGACCGGGGCAGGGCCACCTATGGGACTGGCGGCGGCATCACGTGGGACTCGCGCGCCGACGCCGAATACGCCGAACTGCAGCCGAAGGCCGCTGTGCTCGCGGCCAGTCCGGGTTCCGGCCTGCGGCAAGCCGCCCAGCCGTCTCGGTCATTTGTCGCGGTCAAGTCTGCCTCGATGCTGGAAGAAACTCCAGGACCGGTCGGCTTGACTTGA
- a CDS encoding PIG-L deacetylase family protein produces the protein MGSLLVVSAHAGDFVWRAAGAIALATSRGQRAKVLCLSFGERGESAKAWREGKSLDEIKAIRRGEAENAASVLGAEIEFLDAGDYPLRESPELVDRMVRVYREVNPSVVLTHPLADPYNGDHPAAARMALQARVLAQAIGYQAPGDPLGAPPVFFFEPHQPEQCDFKPNVLLDITEVFDTKRKAMECLPAQQHMWDYYTDLAKRRGVQVKRNAGPNLGLPHNTMGEAYMRLYPQVTGELA, from the coding sequence ATGGGTTCGTTACTGGTGGTCAGTGCGCATGCCGGTGACTTCGTCTGGCGTGCCGCGGGCGCGATCGCCCTGGCCACCAGCCGTGGTCAGCGGGCGAAGGTGCTGTGCCTGAGCTTCGGTGAGCGGGGTGAGTCCGCGAAGGCGTGGCGCGAGGGCAAGTCCCTCGACGAGATCAAGGCGATCCGTCGCGGCGAGGCCGAAAACGCCGCCTCGGTGTTGGGCGCGGAGATCGAGTTCCTCGACGCGGGCGACTACCCGCTGCGGGAGTCGCCCGAGCTGGTCGACCGCATGGTGCGGGTGTACCGGGAGGTGAACCCGTCGGTGGTGCTGACGCATCCGCTGGCCGACCCCTACAACGGCGACCACCCGGCGGCGGCACGCATGGCGCTGCAGGCGCGGGTTCTGGCGCAGGCCATCGGCTACCAGGCCCCCGGCGACCCATTGGGTGCTCCCCCGGTGTTCTTCTTCGAACCGCACCAGCCCGAGCAGTGCGACTTCAAACCGAACGTGCTGCTCGACATCACCGAGGTATTCGACACCAAGCGCAAGGCCATGGAATGCCTGCCCGCACAGCAGCACATGTGGGACTACTACACCGATCTCGCCAAGCGACGCGGCGTGCAGGTCAAGCGCAACGCCGGACCCAACCTCGGCCTGCCGCACAACACCATGGGCGAGGCCTACATGCGGCTCTACCCGCAGGTGACCGGGGAACTCGCATGA
- a CDS encoding methylenetetrahydrofolate reductase, translating to MVNIHPETAGGRRRRSRAADLVRNMSYEVMPFKNTERDVVEHVPATVPLTVTVTEAKGIDHTLNLTEKLLGHGYRVSPHLPARQFTDGQHVADVVARLSDSGVKSVFVVGGDAPEPAGKFVDAYSLLRSMEATGHPFQEVGIGGYPEGHGSIPQDAIDLALKQKAPMATRILTQICFDAGTTSRWAADVAPSGIDLPILVGMPGPVNRQKLMRISAGIGLGQSARFLQKQQTLFWRLLLPGGYKPTKLVKRLGAEVAGTANNISGLHIFTFNELRKTELWRQELLNSFSEEEDRS from the coding sequence ATGGTGAACATCCATCCGGAAACCGCCGGCGGCCGACGCCGGCGCTCCCGTGCCGCCGACCTCGTGCGCAACATGAGCTACGAGGTGATGCCCTTCAAGAACACCGAGCGGGACGTTGTCGAGCACGTCCCGGCCACGGTCCCGCTCACGGTGACGGTGACCGAGGCCAAGGGCATCGATCACACCCTGAACCTGACGGAAAAGCTTCTGGGACACGGGTACCGGGTCTCGCCACATCTGCCGGCCCGTCAGTTCACCGACGGCCAGCACGTCGCCGACGTCGTCGCCCGTCTCAGCGACTCGGGCGTCAAGTCGGTGTTCGTCGTCGGCGGCGACGCGCCGGAACCGGCCGGGAAGTTCGTCGACGCGTACTCCCTCCTGCGCTCCATGGAAGCCACCGGCCACCCCTTCCAGGAGGTGGGTATCGGCGGATACCCGGAGGGCCACGGGTCGATTCCTCAAGACGCGATCGATCTGGCGCTGAAGCAGAAGGCCCCGATGGCGACCCGGATCCTCACCCAGATCTGCTTCGACGCCGGCACCACGAGCCGGTGGGCGGCCGACGTGGCACCGTCAGGTATCGACCTGCCGATCCTTGTGGGGATGCCGGGCCCGGTGAACCGGCAGAAGCTGATGCGGATCTCCGCGGGCATCGGTCTCGGGCAGTCGGCCCGCTTCCTGCAGAAGCAGCAGACCCTGTTCTGGCGGTTGCTGCTGCCCGGCGGCTACAAACCGACCAAGCTGGTGAAGCGGCTCGGCGCCGAGGTGGCCGGAACGGCGAACAACATCAGTGGTCTGCACATCTTCACCTTCAATGAACTCCGCAAGACCGAGCTCTGGCGGCAGGAACTGCTGAACTCGTTCTCCGAAGAGGAGGATCGGTCATGA